A genomic region of Pseudomonas sp. RSB 5.4 contains the following coding sequences:
- a CDS encoding HD domain-containing protein, which yields MNTEIFMPVEALAAALLPHALEPGDDGAHDLAHLQRVWHTARTLQAEEGGDLEVLLAAVLLHDCVSVEKNSPLRSQASRLAAEKAANVLADLDWPEGKISAVTHAIEAHSFSANITPLTLEAKLVQDADRLDSLGMLGVARTFYVAGRMGSALYDPVDPEAKARDYDDTRFCLDHFQTKLLHLADGFQTVAGQRLAQVRHQRLKGFMEQFKEEIGLD from the coding sequence ATGAACACTGAGATTTTTATGCCCGTGGAGGCGCTCGCAGCAGCACTGCTGCCCCACGCCCTCGAACCCGGCGACGACGGCGCCCACGACCTCGCCCACCTGCAACGGGTCTGGCACACCGCGCGCACCTTGCAGGCTGAGGAAGGTGGCGACCTGGAAGTGTTGCTCGCCGCCGTGCTGCTGCACGACTGCGTGTCCGTGGAAAAAAACTCGCCGCTGCGCTCGCAGGCTTCGCGTCTCGCCGCAGAAAAAGCCGCCAACGTGCTGGCCGATCTGGATTGGCCCGAAGGCAAAATCAGCGCCGTCACCCACGCCATTGAAGCCCACAGTTTTTCCGCCAACATCACCCCGCTGACCCTCGAAGCGAAACTGGTCCAGGACGCCGACCGTCTCGACTCGCTGGGCATGCTCGGCGTTGCCCGCACCTTCTACGTCGCCGGGCGCATGGGCAGTGCGTTGTATGACCCTGTCGACCCCGAAGCCAAAGCACGCGACTACGACGACACGCGCTTTTGCCTCGACCACTTCCAGACCAAACTGCTGCACCTGGCCGATGGTTTCCAGACCGTCGCCGGTCAGCGTCTGGCACAGGTCCGGCATCAGCGCCTGAAGGGTTTCATGGAGCAGTTCAAGGAAGAAATCGGCCTCGACTGA
- a CDS encoding PfkB family carbohydrate kinase gives MPKMLHTGQVIIDLVMAVDQLPQIGGDVLAQSAAFEAGGGFNVMAAAVRNGLPVVYLGRHGTGRFGDLARQAMTAEGIHIGIEQAAQRDTGLCVALTDSSAERSFISYIGAEGEVTPDDLNSVAAEAGDYVYVSGYSLLHAGKAQALLDWTLALPRAINVVFDPGPLVESPDSPLIQALLPRIDVWTSNSVEALRFTEATDIAQALDRLADHLPKDVLMVVRDGPQGCWIQQRGERRHVPGFAVKALDSNGAGDAHAGVFVAGLAQGLNAHEAARRANAAAALAVTRWGPATAPGAAEVDVFISGSCGD, from the coding sequence ATGCCTAAGATGCTGCACACCGGCCAAGTCATTATCGACCTGGTCATGGCCGTGGATCAGCTGCCGCAAATCGGCGGTGATGTGCTGGCGCAATCTGCCGCGTTCGAGGCTGGCGGCGGTTTCAACGTGATGGCCGCAGCCGTGCGCAATGGTTTGCCGGTGGTCTATCTCGGTCGCCACGGTACCGGGCGTTTCGGTGATCTGGCGCGCCAGGCGATGACCGCTGAAGGCATCCACATCGGCATCGAACAAGCGGCGCAGCGCGACACCGGTTTGTGTGTGGCGCTGACCGACTCATCGGCCGAACGCAGTTTTATTTCCTACATCGGTGCCGAAGGCGAGGTGACGCCAGACGACCTGAACAGCGTGGCCGCCGAGGCGGGCGATTATGTCTACGTCAGCGGTTACAGCCTGCTGCATGCAGGCAAGGCGCAAGCCCTGCTGGACTGGACGCTGGCGCTGCCGCGGGCGATCAACGTGGTGTTTGATCCAGGGCCGTTGGTCGAGTCGCCGGACTCGCCGTTGATCCAGGCGCTGCTGCCGCGCATCGATGTGTGGACCAGCAACAGCGTCGAAGCGCTGCGCTTTACCGAGGCGACTGACATTGCTCAAGCGCTGGATCGGTTGGCGGATCATCTGCCGAAGGATGTGCTGATGGTGGTGCGCGACGGGCCGCAGGGCTGCTGGATTCAGCAGCGTGGCGAGCGTCGGCATGTGCCGGGATTTGCCGTGAAAGCGTTGGACAGCAACGGGGCGGGTGATGCCCATGCCGGAGTCTTTGTCGCCGGGCTTGCGCAGGGTTTGAACGCGCATGAGGCGGCGCGGCGGGCGAATGCGGCGGCGGCTTTGGCGGTGACGCGTTGGGGGCCGGCGACAGCGCCGGGGGCTGCCGAGGTGGATGTGTTTATCAGTGGGTCCTGCGGCGATTGA
- a CDS encoding cytosine permease: MSSSNAGPSAGQLETRGIEPVPEAECNGHPLQLFWVWFAANISILGLPLGATLVAFRGLAIWQAIIVAIVGAAGSFAVVGIISIAGRRGRAPSLTLSRAIFGVRGNIGPTLVSLMSRLGWETVNTTTAAFVLLSLCSILFGSPVEAKSAPVLTLIFIAIFVLLTLSVSGLGHATLLVIQKWATYVFGALNILVGGFLCATIDWSAVFNASPAPLSAMIIGIGTMAAGTGIGWANAGADMSRYQHRSVKAVRLVASAAFGAGIPLVLLITLGGLLSVGNNDLASATDPIVAIRDMLPTWMAVPYLITAFGGLLLSNNLSVYSAGLTTLTLGLKVKRVYAVVVDIVAIFAGSIYFMLIADSFYGPFITFISLLAVPITAWVGIFVVDLLHRHYYSPKDLLDVSPSSAYWYRGGIEWRAFGAWAIAIVLGFSFTTIGTTAENVWFKGFLSDSWLGHNGLGWIVTFVVAGGIYLVLGGAKDRRAAQVENAHA, from the coding sequence ATGAGTTCATCAAACGCCGGGCCAAGCGCCGGGCAGCTGGAAACCCGCGGTATCGAGCCGGTGCCGGAAGCCGAGTGCAACGGTCATCCGCTGCAACTGTTCTGGGTCTGGTTCGCCGCCAACATTTCCATTCTCGGCCTGCCGCTGGGTGCCACGCTGGTGGCGTTTCGCGGGCTGGCGATCTGGCAGGCGATCATCGTCGCGATTGTCGGCGCCGCCGGTTCGTTCGCAGTGGTCGGGATCATCTCGATTGCCGGCCGCCGTGGCCGTGCGCCGAGCCTGACCCTGTCGCGCGCGATCTTCGGTGTGCGCGGCAACATCGGCCCGACGCTGGTCTCGCTGATGTCGCGGCTGGGCTGGGAAACCGTCAACACCACCACCGCCGCGTTCGTGTTGCTGTCGTTGTGCTCGATCCTGTTCGGCTCCCCGGTGGAAGCGAAAAGCGCGCCGGTCCTCACGCTGATTTTCATCGCGATTTTCGTGTTGCTGACCCTGTCGGTTTCCGGCCTCGGCCACGCCACCTTGCTGGTGATCCAGAAGTGGGCGACCTACGTGTTCGGTGCGTTGAACATTCTGGTCGGTGGCTTCCTCTGTGCCACCATCGACTGGAGCGCCGTATTCAACGCCAGCCCTGCGCCGCTGAGCGCGATGATCATCGGCATCGGCACCATGGCCGCCGGCACCGGGATCGGCTGGGCCAACGCCGGTGCTGACATGTCGCGCTATCAGCACCGCAGCGTCAAGGCTGTGCGACTGGTCGCTTCGGCGGCGTTCGGCGCGGGGATTCCGCTGGTGTTGCTGATCACCCTCGGCGGCCTGCTGTCAGTGGGCAACAACGATCTCGCCTCGGCGACTGATCCGATCGTGGCCATCCGCGACATGCTGCCGACGTGGATGGCCGTGCCGTACCTGATCACCGCATTCGGTGGCCTGCTGCTGTCGAACAACCTCTCGGTGTACTCCGCCGGTTTGACCACGCTGACCCTCGGCCTGAAGGTCAAACGCGTCTACGCGGTGGTGGTCGACATCGTGGCGATCTTCGCCGGTTCGATCTACTTCATGCTGATTGCCGACAGCTTCTACGGCCCGTTCATCACCTTCATTTCGCTGCTGGCGGTGCCGATCACCGCGTGGGTCGGGATCTTCGTGGTTGACCTGCTTCACCGCCACTACTACAGCCCCAAAGACCTGCTCGACGTCAGCCCGAGCAGCGCCTACTGGTATCGCGGCGGCATCGAGTGGCGCGCGTTCGGCGCGTGGGCGATTGCCATCGTGCTCGGCTTCAGCTTTACCACCATCGGCACCACGGCCGAGAACGTCTGGTTCAAGGGCTTTTTGTCCGACTCGTGGCTGGGCCACAACGGCCTCGGCTGGATCGTGACCTTCGTAGTCGCCGGTGGCATTTACCTGGTTCTCGGCGGGGCGAAAGATCGTCGCGCCGCGCAAGTCGAGAATGCTCATGCCTAA
- a CDS encoding ADP-ribosylglycohydrolase family protein, with product MTALNRALGAFYGLALGDALGMPTQSLNRETIKTRFGRITDLQDAGPLQPIAANMPKGSITDDTEQAILVGELLVEGKGRIEPAVLAQRLIEWEAEMQAKGSQDLLGPSTKRAIEMILAGHSPEEAGRYGTTNGAAMRITPVGIAADVADPERFIAAVVQACQVTHNTTLGISSAAAVAAVVSAGINGMDLGEALNLGQQIAQQAEAHGHWVAGGRIASRISWARTISVDSDKALLADLLYDVIGTSVASQESVVVSFALAQQVAVGEMSAFDALCMAASLGGDTDTIAAILGAMLGACLGLESWPVPMIATVKAVNHLELEPLVQGLLALR from the coding sequence ATGACCGCGCTCAACCGTGCCCTCGGTGCGTTTTATGGCCTGGCCCTCGGTGATGCGCTGGGCATGCCGACGCAATCGCTGAACCGCGAAACGATCAAGACCCGCTTCGGCCGGATCACCGACCTGCAGGACGCCGGTCCTCTGCAACCGATCGCCGCCAACATGCCCAAGGGTTCGATCACCGATGATACCGAACAGGCGATTCTGGTCGGCGAGTTGCTGGTCGAAGGCAAGGGCCGCATCGAACCGGCAGTCCTCGCTCAACGGCTGATCGAGTGGGAAGCCGAGATGCAGGCCAAGGGTTCGCAGGACCTGCTCGGGCCATCGACCAAACGCGCCATTGAAATGATCCTCGCCGGTCACTCGCCGGAGGAGGCCGGGCGTTACGGCACCACCAACGGCGCGGCCATGCGCATTACTCCGGTGGGCATCGCGGCAGACGTCGCCGATCCCGAGCGTTTCATCGCAGCCGTGGTTCAGGCCTGTCAGGTCACGCACAACACCACACTGGGAATTTCCAGCGCGGCGGCGGTGGCGGCAGTGGTCTCGGCCGGGATCAACGGCATGGACCTGGGCGAGGCGTTGAACCTCGGCCAGCAGATTGCGCAACAGGCCGAAGCGCACGGGCACTGGGTCGCCGGTGGACGTATTGCTTCGCGCATCAGTTGGGCGCGAACCATCAGCGTCGACAGTGACAAGGCACTGCTGGCGGATCTGCTGTACGACGTGATCGGCACTTCGGTGGCATCGCAGGAATCGGTGGTGGTTTCGTTCGCTTTGGCGCAGCAAGTGGCGGTCGGCGAGATGAGCGCATTCGATGCGTTGTGCATGGCCGCCAGTCTTGGCGGCGACACCGACACCATCGCAGCGATTCTTGGCGCCATGCTCGGGGCCTGCCTGGGTCTTGAGAGCTGGCCGGTGCCGATGATTGCCACGGTCAAAGCGGTCAATCATCTGGAGCTTGAACCGTTGGTGCAGGGGCTGTTGGCCTTGCGTTGA
- a CDS encoding GntR family transcriptional regulator — protein MIRQVRFDKKQRVVDELVRRIESGLMEDGFLLPGEHQLAQEFNVSRGTLREALAELKRRNYIATQSGVGSIVTFDGVVLDQRSGWARALADSGALINTEVLRLEAVTRPDLLSRFGTEQFITLDRRRRSNDGTLVSLERSLMPATGGLESLPRVGLIDNSLTITLAAYGYIGERGDQWIGAEPLNAEDAELLGRPVGTVFLKALRTTYDRQNRFMEQVESLLDPVHFRLHLQFGESK, from the coding sequence ATGATTAGACAGGTACGATTTGACAAGAAACAACGGGTGGTCGACGAACTCGTCCGGCGCATCGAAAGCGGCCTCATGGAGGACGGCTTTCTGTTGCCCGGCGAGCATCAGTTGGCTCAGGAATTCAACGTCAGCCGTGGCACGTTGCGCGAGGCGCTGGCCGAGCTGAAGCGGCGCAATTACATCGCCACGCAAAGTGGGGTCGGCTCGATCGTCACGTTTGACGGTGTGGTGCTCGATCAGCGCAGCGGCTGGGCGCGGGCGCTGGCCGACAGCGGGGCGCTGATCAACACCGAAGTGCTGCGTCTGGAAGCCGTGACCCGGCCCGATCTGCTCTCGCGTTTCGGCACCGAGCAATTCATCACCCTCGACCGGCGCCGCCGCTCCAACGACGGCACGCTGGTGTCCCTCGAACGCTCTTTGATGCCGGCGACCGGAGGCCTGGAAAGCCTGCCGCGCGTCGGTCTGATCGACAACTCGCTGACCATTACCCTGGCTGCGTACGGCTACATCGGCGAGCGCGGTGATCAGTGGATCGGCGCCGAACCGCTGAATGCCGAAGACGCCGAACTGCTCGGGCGCCCGGTCGGCACCGTTTTCCTCAAAGCCCTGCGTACCACCTACGACCGGCAGAACCGATTCATGGAGCAGGTCGAAAGCCTGCTCGACCCGGTGCATTTCCGCCTGCACCTGCAATTTGGAGAATCAAAATGA
- the araH gene encoding L-arabinose ABC transporter permease AraH, with product MTIQNKALPTPRKPLDLRRFLDDWVMLLAAIGIFLACTLLIDNFLSPLNMRGLGLAISTTGIAACTMLYCLASGHFDLSVGSVIACAGVVAAVVMRDTNSVFLGVSAALVMGLIVGLINGIVIAKLRVNALITTLATMQIVRGLAYIFANGKAVGVSQESFFVFGNGQLFGVPVPILITIVCFLFFGWLLNYTTYGRNTMAIGGNQEAALLAGVNVDRTKIIIFAVHGVIGALAGVILASRMTSGQPMIGQGFELTVISACVLGGVSLSGGIGMIRHVIAGVLILAIIENAMNLKNIDTFYQYVIRGSILLLAVVIDRLKQR from the coding sequence ATGACCATCCAAAACAAGGCTTTGCCGACCCCCCGCAAACCGCTGGACCTGCGGCGCTTCCTCGATGACTGGGTCATGCTGCTGGCGGCCATCGGCATCTTCCTCGCTTGCACCTTGCTGATCGACAACTTCCTCTCGCCATTGAACATGCGCGGGCTGGGGCTGGCGATTTCCACCACCGGCATTGCCGCGTGCACCATGCTCTACTGCCTGGCGTCGGGGCATTTCGACCTGTCGGTGGGCTCGGTGATCGCCTGCGCCGGGGTGGTTGCGGCGGTGGTGATGCGCGACACCAACAGCGTGTTCCTCGGCGTCAGTGCGGCGCTGGTGATGGGCCTGATTGTCGGGCTGATCAACGGCATCGTGATTGCCAAGCTGCGGGTCAATGCGCTGATCACCACACTGGCGACCATGCAGATCGTCCGTGGCCTGGCCTACATTTTTGCCAACGGCAAAGCGGTGGGCGTGTCGCAGGAATCGTTCTTCGTGTTCGGCAACGGCCAGTTGTTCGGCGTGCCGGTGCCGATCCTGATCACCATTGTCTGCTTCCTGTTTTTCGGCTGGCTGCTGAACTACACCACCTATGGGCGCAACACCATGGCCATCGGTGGCAACCAGGAAGCGGCGTTGCTCGCCGGGGTGAATGTCGACCGGACCAAGATCATCATCTTCGCCGTACACGGCGTGATCGGTGCGCTGGCCGGGGTGATTCTGGCGTCGCGCATGACCTCCGGGCAGCCGATGATTGGCCAGGGTTTCGAGTTGACGGTGATCTCGGCGTGTGTGCTCGGCGGCGTGTCGTTGAGCGGCGGTATCGGCATGATCCGCCACGTGATTGCCGGGGTGCTGATTCTGGCGATCATCGAGAATGCGATGAACCTGAAGAACATCGATACGTTTTATCAGTATGTGATTCGCGGTTCGATTCTGCTGTTGGCGGTGGTCATCGACCGCCTCAAACAACGCTGA
- the araG gene encoding L-arabinose ABC transporter ATP-binding protein AraG, with translation MHAQVQTHASSAGGSLRFNGIGKTFPGVKALDAISFVAHPGQVHALMGENGAGKSTLLKILGGAYIPSSGELQIGEQSMAFKSTADSIGSGVAVIHQELHLVPEMTVAENLFLGHLPASFGLINRGLLRQNALACLKGLADEIDPQTKVGRLSLGQRQLVEIAKALSRGAHVIAFDEPTSSLSAREIDRLMAIISRLRDEGKVVLYVSHRMEEVFRICDAVTVFKDGRYVRTFDDMSQLTHDQLVTCMVGRDIQDIYDYRSRPRGAVALKVDGLLGPGLREPVSFEAHKGEILGLFGLVGAGRTELFRLLSGLERNSAGRLELRGHELKLRSPRDAIAAGILLCPEDRKKEGIIPLASVAENINISARGANASLGCLLRGLWEKGNADKQIKALKVKTPHAGQQIKFLSGGNQQKAILGRWLSMPMKVLLLDEPTRGIDIGAKAEIYQIIHNLAADGISVIVVSSDLMEVMGISDRILVLCEGALRGEVSRDQANESNLLQLALPRHRADGVAN, from the coding sequence ATGCACGCGCAAGTACAGACACATGCAAGCAGCGCCGGCGGCAGCCTGCGCTTCAACGGAATCGGCAAGACCTTCCCCGGGGTCAAGGCGCTGGACGCCATCAGTTTCGTCGCGCACCCGGGGCAGGTGCACGCCTTGATGGGCGAGAACGGTGCCGGCAAATCGACTCTGCTGAAGATCCTCGGTGGCGCCTACATTCCGAGCAGCGGCGAGTTGCAGATCGGCGAGCAGAGCATGGCGTTCAAGTCGACGGCCGACAGCATTGGCAGCGGCGTCGCGGTGATTCACCAAGAGCTGCACCTGGTGCCGGAAATGACCGTGGCCGAGAACCTGTTTCTTGGCCATCTGCCGGCCAGTTTCGGCCTGATCAATCGCGGCCTGCTGCGCCAGAATGCCCTGGCCTGCCTCAAGGGCCTGGCCGATGAAATCGATCCGCAGACCAAGGTCGGGCGCCTGTCGCTCGGTCAGCGGCAATTGGTGGAAATCGCCAAGGCGCTGTCCCGTGGCGCGCATGTAATCGCCTTCGATGAGCCGACCAGCAGCCTCTCGGCGCGCGAGATCGACCGTTTGATGGCGATCATCAGTCGCCTGCGCGATGAGGGCAAAGTGGTGCTCTACGTCTCCCATCGCATGGAAGAAGTGTTCCGCATTTGCGACGCGGTGACGGTGTTCAAGGACGGCCGTTACGTGCGCACCTTCGATGACATGAGCCAGTTGACCCACGATCAACTGGTGACCTGCATGGTCGGCCGCGACATTCAGGACATCTACGATTACCGCAGCCGTCCACGCGGCGCGGTGGCCTTGAAGGTCGACGGTTTGCTCGGCCCGGGCCTGCGCGAACCGGTGAGTTTCGAGGCGCACAAGGGCGAGATTCTCGGCCTGTTCGGTCTGGTCGGAGCCGGGCGCACCGAGCTGTTTCGCTTGCTCAGCGGGCTTGAGCGCAACAGCGCCGGACGCCTCGAATTGCGCGGTCATGAGTTGAAATTACGCTCACCGCGCGACGCGATTGCCGCCGGGATCCTGCTGTGCCCCGAGGACCGGAAAAAAGAAGGGATCATCCCGCTGGCCAGCGTCGCCGAGAACATCAACATCAGCGCGCGCGGCGCCAATGCCAGCCTCGGCTGCCTGCTGCGCGGACTGTGGGAGAAGGGCAACGCCGACAAGCAGATCAAGGCGCTGAAAGTCAAAACCCCGCACGCCGGGCAGCAGATCAAATTCCTGTCCGGCGGCAATCAGCAGAAGGCGATTCTCGGTCGCTGGCTGTCGATGCCGATGAAGGTCCTGCTGCTCGACGAGCCGACTCGCGGCATCGACATCGGCGCCAAGGCGGAGATCTACCAGATCATCCATAACCTGGCCGCCGATGGCATTTCGGTGATCGTGGTGTCCAGCGACCTGATGGAAGTCATGGGCATTTCCGACCGCATTCTGGTGCTCTGCGAAGGCGCGCTGCGCGGCGAAGTCAGCCGCGACCAGGCCAATGAATCCAACCTGCTGCAACTGGCTTTGCCGCGCCATCGCGCTGACGGCGTGGCGAACTGA
- a CDS encoding substrate-binding domain-containing protein yields the protein MKRRFGIRTLCSAALAVTAFSLSSSLLAADTVKIGFLVKQAEEPWFQTEWAFAEKAAKDKGFELIKIAVPDGEKTLSAIDSLAANGAKGFVICPPDVSLGPAIMAKAKLNDLKVIAVDDRFVDANGKFMEDVPYLGMAAFEVGQKQGNAMVAEAKKRNWDWKDTYAVVNTYNELDTGKKRTDGSMKALEDAGLPKDHILTAALKTLDVPGSMDATNSALVKLPSAAKNLIIGGMNDNTVLGGVRATEAAGFAAANVIGIGINGTDAIGELKKPNSGFFGSMLPSPHIEGYKTAEMMYEWVTTGKEPPKYTAMDDVTLITRENFKQELEKIGLWN from the coding sequence ATGAAACGTCGTTTCGGGATTCGTACCCTGTGCAGTGCCGCGCTGGCGGTCACCGCGTTCAGCCTGAGCAGCTCGCTGCTGGCTGCCGACACCGTGAAAATCGGTTTTCTGGTCAAGCAGGCAGAAGAGCCGTGGTTCCAGACCGAGTGGGCCTTCGCTGAAAAAGCCGCCAAGGACAAAGGCTTCGAGCTGATCAAGATCGCCGTGCCGGACGGCGAGAAAACCCTCTCGGCCATCGACAGCCTTGCGGCCAATGGCGCGAAAGGCTTCGTGATCTGCCCGCCGGACGTCTCGCTCGGCCCGGCGATCATGGCCAAAGCCAAACTCAATGACCTCAAAGTGATTGCCGTGGACGACCGCTTCGTCGACGCCAACGGCAAGTTCATGGAAGACGTGCCGTACCTCGGCATGGCGGCGTTCGAAGTCGGCCAGAAGCAGGGCAACGCGATGGTCGCCGAGGCGAAGAAGCGCAACTGGGACTGGAAAGACACCTACGCGGTGGTCAATACCTACAACGAACTCGACACCGGCAAGAAGCGCACCGACGGTTCGATGAAGGCGCTCGAAGACGCCGGCCTGCCGAAAGACCACATCCTGACCGCCGCGCTGAAAACTCTCGACGTGCCGGGCAGCATGGACGCCACCAACTCGGCGCTGGTCAAGCTGCCAAGCGCGGCGAAGAACCTGATCATCGGCGGCATGAACGACAACACCGTGCTCGGCGGCGTACGCGCCACTGAAGCCGCCGGGTTCGCTGCGGCCAACGTGATTGGCATCGGCATCAATGGCACCGACGCCATCGGCGAGCTGAAAAAGCCCAACAGCGGTTTCTTCGGTTCGATGCTGCCTAGCCCGCACATCGAAGGCTACAAGACCGCCGAGATGATGTACGAGTGGGTCACCACCGGCAAAGAGCCGCCGAAGTACACGGCGATGGACGACGTCACCCTGATCACCCGCGAGAACTTCAAGCAAGAGCTGGAAAAAATCGGCCTGTGGAATTGA
- a CDS encoding SDR family oxidoreductase, with the protein MAEPLSLPPVPEPPKGERLKNKVVLLTGAAQGIGEAIVATFASQQARLVISDIQAEKVEKVAAHWRDKGYDVQAIKADVSRQQDLHAMAKLAVELHGRIDVLVNCAGVNVFRDPLQMSEEDWHRCFAIDLDGAWYGCKAVLPQMIEQGVGSIINIASTHSSHIIPGCFPYPVAKHGLLGLTRALGIEYAPKGVRVNAIAPGYIETQLNVDYWNGFADPHAERQRAFDLHPPKRIGQPMEVAMTAVFLASDEAPFINASCITIDGGRSVMYHD; encoded by the coding sequence ATGGCTGAACCTCTTTCCTTGCCGCCGGTGCCCGAGCCGCCGAAGGGTGAGCGTTTGAAAAACAAAGTGGTGCTGCTGACCGGTGCCGCTCAAGGCATCGGCGAAGCCATCGTCGCCACCTTCGCCTCGCAGCAGGCCAGACTGGTGATCAGCGATATTCAGGCAGAGAAAGTCGAGAAGGTTGCCGCCCACTGGCGCGACAAGGGCTACGACGTGCAGGCGATCAAGGCCGACGTTTCGCGTCAGCAAGACCTGCACGCCATGGCCAAACTGGCGGTTGAGCTGCACGGGCGCATCGACGTGCTGGTCAACTGCGCCGGGGTCAACGTGTTCCGCGATCCGCTGCAAATGTCCGAAGAAGACTGGCATCGCTGCTTCGCCATCGACCTGGACGGCGCCTGGTACGGTTGCAAAGCCGTGCTGCCGCAGATGATCGAGCAGGGCGTCGGCAGCATCATCAATATTGCCTCGACCCATTCCAGCCACATCATTCCCGGCTGCTTCCCGTACCCGGTTGCCAAGCACGGCCTGCTCGGACTGACCCGGGCGCTGGGCATCGAATACGCGCCGAAGGGCGTTCGGGTCAACGCTATCGCCCCCGGCTACATTGAAACCCAGCTCAACGTTGATTACTGGAACGGCTTTGCCGATCCGCACGCCGAGCGTCAGCGCGCGTTTGATCTGCACCCGCCGAAACGCATCGGCCAGCCGATGGAAGTGGCGATGACCGCCGTGTTCCTGGCCAGTGATGAAGCGCCGTTCATCAACGCCTCGTGCATCACCATCGATGGTGGGCGCTCGGTGATGTACCACGACTGA
- a CDS encoding SMP-30/gluconolactonase/LRE family protein produces MPLTAATQHRAKLGEGPFWDAPTQALYWVDIAGKQALRLIGNNVQIWQMPEHVSAFIPCASGDALVTLSSGVYRLDLDSPGLEPRLTLFCIADPQPGNRPNEARCDGQGRLWLGTMQNNIGDNGEDLPIERRSGGLFRIDPDQRVTPLLLGLGIPNTLLWSDDGTRLLFGDSLDGALNRYFIHTDGNLGSPEAWYGADGQGGPDGSAMDAEGYVWNARWDGSCLLRLSPEGKVERTIDLPVSRPTSCVFGGEDLKTLYISSAQSPHNHPLDGAVLSMRVDVPGKLCTRFAG; encoded by the coding sequence ATGCCGTTGACCGCCGCAACCCAACACCGCGCCAAGCTCGGCGAAGGGCCATTCTGGGACGCCCCGACCCAGGCACTGTACTGGGTCGATATCGCCGGCAAGCAGGCGCTGCGGCTGATCGGCAACAATGTGCAGATCTGGCAGATGCCCGAGCACGTTTCCGCGTTCATCCCCTGTGCCAGCGGCGATGCGCTGGTGACCCTGAGCAGCGGGGTCTATCGCCTGGATCTTGATTCCCCCGGTCTCGAACCACGCCTGACGCTGTTCTGCATCGCCGACCCGCAACCGGGCAATCGGCCCAACGAGGCACGCTGCGATGGTCAGGGGCGACTGTGGCTCGGCACCATGCAGAACAACATCGGCGACAACGGCGAAGACCTGCCGATTGAGCGTCGTTCCGGTGGCTTGTTTCGCATTGATCCCGACCAGCGTGTCACGCCATTGCTGCTCGGTCTCGGCATTCCCAACACGCTGTTGTGGAGCGACGACGGCACCAGACTGCTGTTCGGCGACAGCCTCGACGGGGCGCTCAATCGCTATTTCATTCACACCGACGGCAATCTCGGCAGCCCCGAGGCCTGGTACGGCGCAGACGGGCAGGGCGGCCCGGACGGTTCGGCGATGGACGCCGAAGGTTATGTGTGGAACGCCCGCTGGGATGGCAGTTGCCTGCTGCGCCTGAGCCCGGAGGGCAAGGTCGAGCGCACAATCGATCTGCCCGTCAGCCGACCGACCAGTTGTGTATTCGGCGGTGAAGACCTGAAAACCCTGTACATCAGCAGCGCCCAGAGTCCGCACAACCATCCACTGGATGGCGCGGTGCTGTCGATGCGGGTCGACGTGCCGGGCAAACTCTGCACGCGGTTTGCGGGTTAA
- a CDS encoding FadR/GntR family transcriptional regulator: MSSSFHASTVDWLGSWIAAGQVKPGQAIKVEADLGEQLGVSRTVIREAIKTLVAKGMLEVGPKVGTRVLPVRRWNLFDPQVVGWLSRNGLPENFVDDLLDLRRTIEPMAVRWACERATLEQIQAVQLAYNALERAVDSGIDYNRADQSFHECILAASHNQFIEQMVPALGALLAVSFEVSAADPDELRRTLPIHKDMADAIAARDSARGVWACMTLIDNADLAIKRFYPQVMADKKAS; the protein is encoded by the coding sequence TTGGCTGGGCAGCTGGATTGCCGCCGGCCAGGTCAAGCCGGGGCAGGCGATCAAGGTCGAGGCAGATCTGGGCGAGCAGCTCGGTGTCAGCCGCACGGTGATCCGCGAAGCGATCAAGACCCTCGTCGCCAAAGGCATGCTCGAAGTCGGGCCGAAAGTCGGTACCCGCGTGTTGCCGGTGCGGCGCTGGAATCTGTTCGATCCGCAAGTCGTCGGCTGGCTGTCGCGCAACGGTCTGCCGGAAAACTTCGTCGATGACCTGCTCGATCTGCGCCGCACCATCGAACCGATGGCCGTGCGCTGGGCCTGCGAGCGCGCCACGCTTGAGCAGATTCAGGCCGTGCAACTGGCCTACAACGCGCTGGAGCGGGCTGTCGACAGCGGCATCGATTACAACCGCGCCGACCAGTCCTTCCACGAATGCATTCTGGCCGCCAGCCACAACCAGTTCATCGAGCAAATGGTCCCGGCCCTGGGCGCCTTGCTCGCCGTGTCGTTTGAAGTCTCCGCTGCCGACCCCGATGAACTGCGTCGCACATTGCCGATTCACAAGGACATGGCTGACGCCATCGCCGCCCGTGACTCCGCGCGCGGCGTGTGGGCCTGCATGACCCTGATTGACAATGCCGACCTGGCAATCAAACGCTTTTACCCGCAGGTGATGGCCGACAAAAAAGCCAGCTGA